aatctcggggtgttacaaatcaTCTTCACCTCGAGTCTTGCCTTGACCATCGTGAGATTTGGTGCTTGGCGCGAAAATCTCCCCCTCAAGCCCAAAtctctcatcatcatcaaatgaCACCTTCCTTGGTGTCCCAATCACAATCTCGACATATGATTTGGGTCTTGGCTCCCCCTTAAGACCAAACCCTTCATCAACCTTCTTTGTGCACTACCTATCAATGTGGccaccatcatcaaatgtcACCCTCCGTGACTTAGGCCTTGCATCTCTTTCAACATGATGCAAACCTCCATTCCTTAGCAACACATGGCCGTTGTTGCCTATCACACCCTTCAAGTGTACCAAGCACCCCTTCGCCACCTTCAAGACTCCATCACTTTGAGTCTTCACGGTGTACACAATCTTCTCTAATCTCCTCAATGAGATTAGATTCCTCATCATCTTAGGAATGTATCTCACACCCCTAAGCTTCCTCACAATGCCATTGTGCATTCTCAAATGCACCTCACGatacattaatattttatagttagggatatataataatatgtttaGTAATTAAGGCCTCATAATATATGTTTCGCCCTCAATCTCTTAAATCTCAGGACTAGCTCTACCTATACAAAATTTTTGGGCTTTTGTGAATGAATCGGTACATCAAGTTCCTTCCTATACTAGACAAGCATATGTTTTATATCCCTTTAAACAAGATAACTTTGATATAGAGGAAAAAGAATTGAAACTAGACATACATGCATGTAAAgatgatgcaaattaaaaaattctgaGGCCCTATTTAGTTTTCATTGAAAGAGAATGGCTCGGACCCAACAATGGTAGATCTATGAGTAGAAGATGAGTAGAAAAACAGAGTATAATCAAGAGACACAATAATTTCTTTCATTAATATATTCAACAATATACAAATGACAAACCAAACATACTTGAGAACAAACTCTCAAGATAGTGATTCTATTTAACAATGGAAATCACCCATAAACTAACATAATGAAGAAGAAAACTCTTATGGTTTCTAACCCTAGCTTTCTCTCTTGTGTAGCCTTACTCTCATTACTTCTAGTGATGCTCTAGGCCCTCTAATATAGCCTAGCACATGTTAGAAGCCCTAGGACCAAATGGATTAAAGCACACATAAATCCCGCAACTAAAATAGAAATTCGTAAAACCCGTGTACTaagcccgctcgaccgagcagaCCTTCTCGACTAGTCGAGCGCTACTCCAGAGCCTTCTGACGAGCTGTAGTAACTTGGCTCGACCCTTCACTCGACCTACCCAAGCTCACTCGACCGTTCGAGTGCCTTAACAGTGAGCTTCTGGCTGCTGCTTCCTTGCTCAAGTAATCATCTTCACCTCGAGTCTTGCTTTGACCATCGTGAGATTTGGTGCTTGGCACGAAAATCTCCCCCTCAAGCCCAAAtctctcatcatcatcaaatgaCACCTTCCTTGGTGTCCCAATCATAACCTCGACATATGATTTGGGTCTTGGCTCCCCCTTAAGACCAAACCCTTCATCAACCTTCTTTGTGCACTACCTATCATTGTGGCCACCATCATCAAATGCCACCCTCCGTGACTTATGCCTTGCATCCCTTTCAACATGATGCAAACCTCCACTCCTTAGTAACACATGGCCATTGTTGCCTATCACACCCTTCAAGTGTACCAAGCACCCTTTCGCCACCTTCAAGACTCCATCACTTTTAGTCTTCATGGTGTACACAATCTTCTCTAATCTCCTCAATAAGATTAGATTCCTCATCATCTTAGGAATGTATCTCACACCCCTAGGCTTCCTCACAATGCCATTGTGCATTCTCAAATGCACCTCACCAATGGCCTCAACCACAACTTCCTCACTATTAGGCAAGGCCACCCTCTTATGCCTTATAAATAAGCTCTTGTCTTTACAAATATGATATGGGTGTACGGAGTCAAACACCCAATCACCATCATCACTTGGCCAATAACACATGACCATCTTCAACATCACTCTTGGTCTTCTTCACAAAACTCTCATCATCAAGGTTTGGGTGCTCACCTTTCTCTAAAACCCCTTTCTTGAATGTTGTTTCCTTTCTCACCTTCTCAAGTGGAACGTCCCTCTTCTTTCCTTTGAGTTTCCCACCATCACCAACCTCCATTGTTGGCTTCTTCATCTCCCTCAAAAGATCCAAGCTTCTAAGGTCCTTCTTCAACTTGTTGCAAGTGTATTGAATATGACCTCTCTTGTGGCAATGAAAGCACACTCTATCCCCATACTCAACCCTTGCCTTCTTGATTCCAATTTTCCTCTCCCTCTGATGGATTTCTCTCAATGACCTTTCCATCTTGCATAGATGGAGTATCATCAACCTTCATACCAATCCCCATGGATGGTAGTTCCTCAACAATACTACTACACTTAGTAGCTCCCTCTAGTTTTTCAACTCTCAATAACAAAGACTTTATCACTAGTCTTTGGTCTACCACCATTGTTAATAAGCTCTCCTTCTCTCTTGAGAACTCCATTAAAAATTTCTCGATTTCTTGAATACCTACTGTTTTTCTCTCTCCCAAGGTTTCAACAAACCCTAATGGTTTCAACAAACCATCCAAACTCTTCTCAACTTCCACCATCTCTCTTCTACCTATCTCCAAGCCTTCCCTCACTTAATACCCCAAGGAAACACaccaagctctgataccaattgaaagagAATGGCTCGGACCCAACAATGGTAGAACTATGAGTAAAAGCTGAGTAGAAAAACAAAGTATAATCAAGAGACATAATAACAAGCAACACAATGTGTTTTtgaggtatctaatgatacctccccctcaaaagataattcatttcattaatatatttaacaATACACTAATGAAAAAACCAAACACACTTGAGATTAAGCTCTCAAGATAGTGATTCCATTCACCAATGGAGATCACCCATAAACTagcacaatgaagaagaaaactcTTATGGTTTCTAACCCTAGCTTTCTCTCTTGTGTAGCCTCATTCTCATTACTTCTAGTGATGTTCTAAGCGCTCTTATATAGCCTAACACATATTAGAAGCCCTAGGACCAAATGGCTTAAAGCCCAAACAAATCCCGCAACTAAAACAGAAAGTCGCAAAACCCATGTACTGGAGCCCGCTCGACTGAGCAAACCCACTTGACTAGTTGAGTGCTACTCCAAAGCATTCTGATGAGCTACAGCAACTTGGCTCGACCCTTCACTCGACCTACTCAAGCTCGCTCGACCATTCGAGCGCCTCAACAGTGAGTTTCTGGCTGCTGCTTCCTTGCTCAAGTAATCATCATCACCTCGAGCCTTGCCTTGACCATCTTGATATTTGATGCTTGGCACAacattcataaatattttaaagggAAGGCCTTTATAATTTAAAAGAcaaattttcttaaactaaagTAATAACTcaactcaattttaattttactataattaaataaaaattcaacacaatttctaattatattcaaattgattttctaaaataacttaaaattaaattgttaagaATAACAAGTTTTATCTTTGATGTTATGATATAAGAGAAAAAAGTAATGGGTTGatgaataataatagaaaagtgtaaaagtttgattaattttttaaattaagttggtGAATAATGATGTTTaataaatgaatgaaaattaaatgatTTAACATGAGATGTTTGGAAGTTAAAGAGGTGCTTCggaaatatataaaagaaaggcatgaaaaaatataattaataagatttagttttatgactcttgatttgttaaattaaattctaaccatctaCTTTATCTTATTACAATATTAATCTATTAAGTATGATTTTTATAAGTGAAGGCTTTAATTTTAAAGGCTTTGTGCGATTGGATACCTCTCCTCTAATACttgatattgaaaaaaatactaGCCCAAAAGCACATGTGATATAGTAAATAAACACAATTTTATTACTATACACAACACAACATAAAAAAAGACACTTTACAATTTTGCAATactaaaaaaaaacacttagacTATATATAACTTATACTTTGTTGGGGGGTGAGAACTCTATCTTATGCCGGCCGAGCTCAATTAGTAAACACTGTGCTTCTCAATCTCCACGCTTACTGGGCATCGATTTTATTCTCCCGAAGAAAGTCATAGATGGAGTAATTGCGACATGCAGGAATTACTTATGGGATGGTAAAACTAGCAGTAGTAAAACACCCCTTATTGCCTGGGACTTTATTTGCAGAGATAAAAAAGAAGGGGGTCTAGGATTTAAAGAAAGCCATGCGTGTAATGAAGCCCTCCTAGGGAAATATATTTGGAGCGTGGCAACTAAAGCTGATAACTTGTGGGTAAAGTGGGTCAACCATGTTGATTGATTTGGAACTTATACCAACATTTTCGTTGATGTAGCATAAGTCGTCGAGAGTAATCATATGGGATTATTCTTAACTATTCTAtccatttttttcaatataaattaaatattacgtGTAACATTTGAATACAATGAATTTGGacataaaattaaattcaatattGTCTATatacactaataatttataattgttagtatttcaaataaaatatgattgtattatgatattttagtcATAGAGTTGGTGAGGACAATCAGAAATTAACCAAACTGATAATGGTTGAATCGGAAGAACCAATAGAaaaaatatgacaaatagtTCTCCTTTGTTCTGTGGCTAAGAGCAACGTACCGACATCCCTCAAAATCTATCTCAATGAATTAACCttcttttttaatctataatttGATTATCACTcatatctttttaaaaaattatctacATATTTGATTTACATTTGTGCacattcaaataaatattcaaataattttcttacaattttattatatatatatatatatatatatatatatatatatatatatatatatatatatatatatatatatttattaaccATTTTACTCACTTTTTTATTTCTATTCTATTTGTACATGAGATTACTTGTATAGGACAGAGAGTAGAATACATTGAACAAAAGCTATAATAAAAATCTAATATAATTTTGATAATCAAGAGAAACACAAGTGATGATTGTTTTCATATTTGTCTTTTTCCAATTTGTATAGGAAAGTACATGTTTGAGATGTAATATATTTATTTCCTCCGTTTTATTATACGTACAACTGATTTGTAGTgatatatttttcatataataCATTACAATTAGTTACgaatattttagaatggaggTGATATTGCCAAGAGATTAACATGCTACTTATGATGaacatttttatcattattattacgtGTGAATTTCGGATTTAAATGTACTTTtctctataaatatataaatagtacCTTCTCTACCATTTAGCTCACACAAAGCTAAATCCCTTTCTACAAAAGCTAATTAACCAACATTGACATCAAAAAATGAATTTTGAGAATCCATTCCCAAACCCAATATTTTTGGCTGTTGTAGTCTTCTTAATTTGGGTAGTCTTattaaacaaaacacaaaaaaaactccCTCCAAGCCCAACCAAACTTCCAATTTTAGGGAACCTTCATCAACTAATTGGTAATTTGCCTCATGTTTGTCTTGAAAAACTCTCAAAAAAACATGGCCCACTTATGTTCTTACAATTAGGCTCAATCCCAACTCTAGTCATATCTTCTTCAAACATGGCTAGAGAAATCCTTAAACCCCATGATCTAATTTTCTCTGGTAGACCACAACTATACGCAGCAAAAACACTAAGTTATAACTATAACAACATATCATTTGCGCCCTACGGCGAGTATTGGATGGACGTACGAAAAATTGCGGTATCAGAGCTATTCAGTACGAAACGAGTAAACTCGTTTCGTACTTTTAGATCTGAGGAGGTAAACCTCGTAATGGACTCCATTACGAGGTGTTGTACAACTAAAAAACATGTGAATATAAGTGAATTGATGATTTCTCTAGCAAATAACGTTGTTTGTCGTGTGGCATTTGGTATGAAATTTGATGGGAATGGTAAAGAGATCTTGAAAAGGGCACAATGTTTGTTGGGTGAGTTAAATGTTGCGGATTTTTATCCTTGGTTTGGTTGGGTAGTCAATAAATTTAATGGGGTGGATGGTAGACTTGATAGGAATTTTAGAGATTTGGATGAGTTTTATGATCAAGTTATTCAACAACATCTTGATTGTGTGATAAAAAGTGAAGGTGATGATCAGGATTTTGTTGATGTGCTGCTTCAAATTCAGAAGAATAATTCAGGGCAAACTATCACCTTGAATAATAACCAAATCAAGGGTATTCTTACGGTATGTTTAATTTGACGCATAAATGTTTCTTTTTACCATCTTTCTCAAGTTAAACGGATTTTTTGGTCACATCCTTCTTAATGGGTATGGTTTGCCATCTTTATCTCTTTCTAGATATTGATCATAGTTTTTATGGACCGGTTATACTGGGTACAATAATGATCATGTTTCTTCAAAATATTTCTtttagaatttatttatttatttatttattgtgtgtTTTGATTTATGTTTGATAACATTTATTTGTTATAGTGTCTTAACTAGTTTATcccgtctcatcatgagacgaaCCATTataattaacatttttatagctgattactttaacgttataagtaatcactttaagacaataaaaatgatcacttttaagcttttaagattataagtcaTCACTTTTAAAACAATAAGTAAATGTACATTATGCCAGTGTAATACCGATGAAGTCATCTCATTTAAGAAATTGGTAACTGATTTACTAATAACAACTAAAACGTACTTTATTACTCCAAAAATTATCTAACTCTTATAATACTAtttctgtttttattttattatattttaatttattttacagCGTAACATTCCCTTTAAAGTGTTTgagaataaatatttcatttcaaattatggattttaattatgaaatgataaatgaagaattgagAATAACAAGATTtaggtagtcattctcaaattttcaactttaactactttaattAGGGAACATTTCTATGGCTTCCTATTCATGTTGGCTCATCCTATGTTTTGCATTTtttctttaatgattttttgatttcttccaaaaaatattttcttccaTCTTATTTCGCTTATTTGATCAACCTGTAATTTTTCATATTCTGCGCTAAAACTCAATATTTTGTCggtttctataaattgcaacactataaattacacaaatatcAAACAGAGACGGTCGTTGGTAAAGAAATTGTGTGAATGGTATTTGAAGAGAGAACATAAATGGATGAGCATTAatgaaataagtaaaaatatttcCGTTAAAGCTGCAAATTCATGAAAATATAAAGTgtgtgttgggatgagttatcccacatcgataaattaaaaatggtgtgcacgctttataagctattagagacctttttcccattgccatatggttttgggatggtatatatctccttggcttatgaagtgtatgCACTTGtgttcccccgttaatatgctgacattcacaataagtccagcctaatttaacagtgTGCAAATTCATGGGGTAGATAAAGCATTACTAACTAGGGGTGTGCATAATCCGATATAAATTATTCAATTCAGAATATTTAGATTTCGGCCCAGAAAACTGGGTAGTTCGGATAGGGTATCCGATTTTAAAATTAGATCTCAAAATCTGGATCAACGTTTTTATAAAATTTGGATTTTTgggtttaattattttaatagttttaattttttttcttgttttattattttaaaatataaaggaTGCTAACAGTCCAATGCTCAAAATcctaaactaaattaaaatgacATCGTCATCATGTCTACTGCTATGAATGTCTATGAATCTTTATATATGTCTACCGCTATATTCGCTCTTTATCATTTATTTAGGGTATTCTtagaaattttctttttatcaatTGTTTATGAATGAAAAATTTGCAATTAAACTCTATAATTTATGAATGTCTACATGAAAAaatccaaattaatattaactctaaaatttattttttaattatttttttgaatgatgAGAAGAGACCATAGGAGTCTTGTGGATCAAAGAACTAAAGTAGCTTAAAATATGaattaataaacataaaatataaatcagtgataaaaaacaaaaaatccaATATCCAATTATCTGATCCGAATATCGGATATTGGT
The Amaranthus tricolor cultivar Red isolate AtriRed21 chromosome 11, ASM2621246v1, whole genome shotgun sequence DNA segment above includes these coding regions:
- the LOC130827357 gene encoding cytochrome P450 71A9-like, whose product is MNFENPFPNPIFLAVVVFLIWVVLLNKTQKKLPPSPTKLPILGNLHQLIGNLPHVCLEKLSKKHGPLMFLQLGSIPTLVISSSNMAREILKPHDLIFSGRPQLYAAKTLSYNYNNISFAPYGEYWMDVRKIAVSELFSTKRVNSFRTFRSEEVNLVMDSITRCCTTKKHVNISELMISLANNVVCRVAFGMKFDGNGKEILKRAQCLLGELNVADFYPWFGWVVNKFNGVDGRLDRNFRDLDEFYDQVIQQHLDCVIKSEGDDQDFVDVLLQIQKNNSGQTITLNNNQIKGILTDMFIAGTDTSASVLVWAMTELIRNPPLMKKVQDEVRQVVKGKQRVEESDLPQLTYMKLVIKETFRLHPPVPLLVPRETTTPCTIIGGYKIPQKTRVLINAKAIGMDPNIWDCDPNEFKPERFLDSPIDYKGHDFELIPFGVGRRGCPGLTFGVLLIELALANLLYCFDWGLPYGMTKDDIDMEEAIGITAHKNIPLLLFANPRSS